The following proteins come from a genomic window of Nocardiopsis sp. YSL2:
- a CDS encoding alpha/beta fold hydrolase, with protein MTTSVMKESTLSRGVRRISLETEEAPVSGLLLEPEDAPARAAVIAVHGGGVNAHYFDGQAHPQVSLLALGARLGFSVLAVDRPGYGRYADRFPLGQRLVDQAATLREALHDFRTRHDTGAGMFLLAHSYGGKLALTTAADDTAGDLLGLDISGMGHRYAVHPDQLADPHGKGRWERTWGGLGLYPPGTFQLSSTMVSPMPRNELTDAAAWPRLFDGVAGQIRIPVRLTFAEHEHWWRHDDQSLADLVSRLSGAPRVVVDRQPNAGHNISLGWAARSYHLRSIAFLEDCLAQREG; from the coding sequence ATGACGACCTCAGTGATGAAGGAGAGCACGCTGTCGCGCGGCGTGCGCCGGATTTCTCTGGAGACAGAGGAAGCCCCGGTCTCCGGACTACTCCTCGAACCAGAGGACGCGCCGGCGCGCGCCGCGGTGATCGCCGTCCACGGGGGAGGAGTCAACGCCCACTACTTCGACGGCCAGGCCCACCCGCAGGTGTCGCTCCTGGCGCTCGGCGCGCGCCTCGGGTTCTCGGTCCTGGCCGTCGACCGCCCAGGTTATGGACGGTATGCCGACCGGTTTCCCCTCGGACAGCGCCTGGTCGACCAGGCCGCCACTCTGCGGGAGGCGCTCCACGACTTCCGGACCCGGCACGACACAGGCGCGGGAATGTTCCTGCTCGCCCACTCCTACGGCGGCAAGCTGGCCCTGACCACCGCCGCCGACGACACTGCCGGTGACCTGCTGGGCCTGGACATCTCCGGGATGGGCCACCGCTACGCCGTCCACCCCGACCAGCTCGCCGACCCGCACGGCAAGGGCAGGTGGGAGCGCACGTGGGGCGGCCTGGGCCTGTACCCGCCCGGCACCTTCCAGCTCAGCAGCACGATGGTCTCGCCCATGCCGAGGAACGAGCTGACGGACGCGGCCGCATGGCCGAGGCTCTTCGACGGGGTCGCCGGGCAGATCAGAATCCCGGTCCGGCTGACCTTCGCCGAACACGAGCACTGGTGGCGGCACGACGACCAGTCCCTGGCCGACCTCGTCTCCCGGCTGAGCGGGGCACCGCGGGTGGTCGTGGACCGCCAGCCGAACGCGGGCCACAACATCAGCCTGGGGTGGGCGGCCCGCTCCTACCACCTACGCTCCATCGCCTTCCTGGAGGACTGCCTTGCCCAACGCGAGGGGTGA
- a CDS encoding SDR family NAD(P)-dependent oxidoreductase, with amino-acid sequence MSNNDERNDKRVAIVTGATSGIGLEVARRLGDQDHQVFIGARNAENVDSTVKQLGEEGIEAAGTTVDVRSRESVGAFVQAAVDRFGTIDVLVNNAGRSGGGVTADIGDDLWFDVVDTNLNSVFLVTREVLNTGGMRHKDRGRIINIASTAGKQGVVLGAPYSASKHGVVGLTKALGNELAPTGITVNAVCPGYVETPMAERVRQGYAAAFDTTEEEILAKFQSKIPLGRYSTPQEVAGMVGYLASDTAASITSQAMNVCGGLGNF; translated from the coding sequence ATGTCGAACAACGACGAGCGGAACGACAAGCGGGTCGCGATCGTCACTGGGGCCACCAGCGGTATAGGGCTGGAGGTCGCCCGGCGGCTGGGCGACCAGGATCACCAGGTGTTCATCGGTGCCCGCAACGCGGAGAACGTGGACTCCACCGTCAAACAGCTCGGGGAGGAGGGCATCGAGGCCGCCGGCACCACCGTGGACGTGCGCTCGCGCGAGAGCGTGGGCGCGTTCGTCCAGGCAGCCGTGGACCGGTTCGGCACGATCGACGTCCTCGTGAACAACGCGGGCCGCAGCGGCGGGGGCGTCACCGCCGACATCGGAGACGACCTCTGGTTCGACGTGGTGGACACGAATCTCAACAGCGTCTTCCTGGTCACCCGGGAAGTGCTCAACACCGGCGGTATGCGGCACAAGGACCGCGGCCGGATTATCAACATCGCCTCCACCGCGGGCAAGCAGGGCGTCGTCCTGGGCGCCCCCTACTCGGCTTCCAAGCACGGTGTCGTCGGGCTGACCAAGGCACTGGGCAACGAGCTCGCCCCCACAGGCATCACCGTCAACGCGGTGTGCCCCGGATACGTCGAGACGCCCATGGCCGAGCGCGTCCGCCAAGGCTACGCGGCCGCCTTCGACACCACCGAGGAGGAGATCCTCGCGAAGTTCCAGAGCAAGATCCCACTCGGCCGCTACTCCACCCCGCAGGAGGTGGCCGGGATGGTCGGCTACCTGGCCTCGGATACCGCCGCCTCCATCACCTCCCAGGCGATGAACGTCTGCGGTGGCCTCGGCAACTTCTGA
- a CDS encoding FAD-dependent monooxygenase, giving the protein MHTDTDVIVVGAGPTGLMLAGELRLGGARVTVVERLPEPTGQSRGLGFTARAMEIFDQRGLHPRFGGLEPSPLGHFGGIRFDYTILEGAHFGARGVPQSTTEQVLQDWALDLGARVERGWEVVDVDDHGDSVETTLATPEGERVMSSAYLVGCDGGQSTVRKAVGIDFPGTPATRGMYLADVVGGDLETRFLGERLPGGMVMAAPLREGIDRIIVAEHGTPAGDRGRTPDFSEVADAWQRITGESIHHTTATWVSSFTDATRQAAQYRKGRVFVAGDAAHIHLPAGGQGLSVGVQDAANLGWKLAAAVRGWAPEGLLDTYHDERHPVGERLLMNTRAQGMIFLGGKEADPLRELFGELMAYEDVRRHLAGTVSHLDVRYRVGQGGHPLLGARLPHTRLRADGALIDTAAQFHEAQGVLIDLSGDTDLRELATAWKERVAVVAAEPAGPETSSVLAEARAVLVRPDGYVAWVGADPGDEEPATALRRWFGDPSAEA; this is encoded by the coding sequence ATGCACACGGACACTGATGTCATCGTCGTGGGAGCGGGCCCGACCGGGCTGATGCTCGCTGGGGAACTCCGCCTGGGCGGAGCGCGGGTCACGGTGGTCGAACGACTGCCCGAACCCACCGGTCAATCGCGCGGGCTGGGCTTCACCGCACGGGCCATGGAGATCTTCGACCAACGGGGCCTGCACCCCAGATTCGGCGGTCTGGAGCCCTCCCCTCTCGGCCACTTCGGAGGGATCCGCTTCGACTACACCATCCTGGAGGGCGCGCACTTCGGCGCCCGCGGCGTCCCCCAGTCGACCACCGAGCAAGTACTCCAGGACTGGGCCCTCGACCTGGGCGCCCGCGTCGAACGCGGTTGGGAGGTCGTGGACGTCGACGACCATGGGGACAGCGTCGAGACCACCCTGGCCACCCCCGAGGGCGAGCGGGTCATGTCCTCGGCCTACCTGGTGGGCTGCGATGGCGGGCAGAGCACCGTACGCAAGGCCGTGGGCATCGACTTCCCCGGAACACCCGCGACCCGGGGGATGTACCTGGCCGACGTCGTCGGCGGTGATCTGGAGACCCGCTTCCTGGGGGAGCGGCTGCCGGGCGGCATGGTGATGGCGGCACCCCTGCGAGAAGGGATCGACCGCATCATCGTGGCCGAGCACGGGACCCCGGCGGGCGACCGCGGCAGGACCCCGGACTTCTCCGAGGTCGCCGACGCTTGGCAGCGCATCACCGGTGAGAGCATCCACCACACGACCGCCACGTGGGTCAGCTCCTTCACCGACGCCACGCGCCAGGCCGCCCAGTACCGCAAGGGCCGTGTGTTCGTGGCCGGGGACGCGGCGCACATCCACCTCCCGGCCGGCGGACAGGGGCTCAGTGTCGGCGTGCAGGACGCCGCCAACCTCGGTTGGAAGCTCGCCGCCGCCGTCCGCGGCTGGGCGCCGGAGGGTCTGCTGGACACCTACCACGACGAGCGACACCCCGTCGGGGAACGCCTCCTGATGAACACCCGTGCCCAGGGGATGATCTTCCTCGGCGGCAAGGAGGCCGACCCCCTGCGCGAGCTGTTCGGCGAACTCATGGCCTACGAGGACGTCAGGCGTCACCTGGCGGGGACCGTCAGCCACCTGGACGTGCGTTACCGGGTCGGCCAGGGCGGCCACCCCCTGCTCGGCGCGCGGCTGCCGCACACGCGACTGCGCGCCGACGGTGCGCTGATCGACACCGCCGCGCAGTTCCACGAGGCGCAGGGGGTCCTGATCGATCTTTCCGGCGACACCGACCTGCGCGAACTGGCGACCGCTTGGAAGGAGCGGGTCGCCGTCGTGGCGGCCGAGCCCGCCGGTCCGGAGACGTCCTCCGTCCTCGCGGAGGCGAGGGCGGTACTGGTCCGCCCGGACGGATACGTCGCGTGGGTCGGCGCAGACCCCGGGGACGAGGAGCCCGCCACCGCGCTCAGGCGGTGGTTCGGTGACCCGTCCGCCGAAGCCTGA
- a CDS encoding acyl carrier protein → MAPQFTLDDLRRILREAAGEAESIDLDGDILTSEFEDLGYESLALLEAGSRIEREYGIKLDDETLTDAVTPEALIKVVNDRLAASV, encoded by the coding sequence ATGGCACCGCAGTTCACCCTCGACGACCTCAGGCGCATCCTCCGTGAGGCCGCCGGCGAGGCCGAGAGCATCGACCTCGACGGCGACATCCTCACCAGTGAGTTCGAGGATCTCGGCTACGAGTCCCTGGCCCTGCTGGAGGCGGGCAGCAGGATCGAGCGCGAGTACGGCATCAAGTTGGACGACGAGACCCTGACCGACGCTGTGACCCCCGAGGCCCTCATCAAGGTCGTCAACGACCGCCTGGCCGCGTCCGTCTGA
- a CDS encoding biotin carboxylase N-terminal domain-containing protein produces MRKVLIANRGEIAVRIVRACRDSGLGSVAVYASPDADAPHVRAADEAFALGGDTPSDSYLDADKVLRAAADSGADAVHPGYGFLAENADFAQAVIDAGLTWIGPPPSAITALGDKVQARHIAQKVGAPLVAGTPDPVESAEEVVAFAEEHGLPIAIKAAFGGGGRGLKVAHTLAEVADAYESAVREAVTAFGRGECFVERYLDRPRHVETQCLADTHGNVVVVSTRDCSLQRRHQKLVEEAPAPFLSPEQNAKLYAASKAVLAEAGYVGAGTCEFLVGVDGTISFLEVNTRLQVEHPVTEEVTGVDLVQEMFRIADGEELGFTDPEVRGHSFEFRINCEDPGRGFLPVPGRVGRFVPPSGPGVRVDAGVEPGTVIAPAWDSLLAKLIVTGSTRGHALRRAARALKEFEVDGLPTVLPFHRTVIADPAFAPGAAGFDGPFTVHTRWIETDFDNRIAPFDPSTDTPEGAAPERERVVVEVGGRRVEVSLPADLGGSGSRKGTAVRGRPERRTSKNATPSASGDTLISPMQGTVVKVATEEGKPIEAGSPVIVLEAMKMEQPLNAHKAGTVTGLSLEVGASVSSGAAICRIED; encoded by the coding sequence GTGCGCAAGGTGCTCATCGCCAATCGTGGGGAAATCGCCGTCCGCATCGTCCGTGCCTGCAGGGATTCCGGACTCGGCAGCGTCGCGGTCTATGCCTCGCCCGACGCGGACGCCCCGCACGTCCGTGCGGCGGACGAGGCGTTCGCACTCGGAGGCGACACTCCATCCGACAGCTATCTGGACGCCGACAAGGTTCTGCGAGCAGCCGCGGACTCCGGTGCCGACGCGGTCCACCCCGGCTACGGCTTCCTGGCCGAGAACGCCGACTTCGCCCAGGCCGTCATCGACGCCGGGCTCACCTGGATCGGCCCGCCCCCGTCCGCGATCACGGCCCTGGGCGACAAGGTCCAGGCCCGCCACATCGCGCAGAAGGTCGGTGCCCCGCTGGTGGCCGGCACGCCCGACCCGGTGGAGTCGGCCGAGGAGGTGGTGGCCTTCGCCGAGGAGCACGGGCTGCCCATCGCGATCAAGGCCGCCTTCGGAGGCGGCGGTCGCGGCCTCAAGGTCGCCCACACCCTGGCGGAGGTCGCGGACGCCTACGAGTCGGCGGTGCGCGAGGCCGTCACCGCGTTCGGGCGCGGGGAGTGCTTCGTGGAGCGCTACCTGGACCGGCCCCGCCACGTGGAGACCCAGTGCCTGGCCGACACGCACGGCAACGTCGTGGTGGTCTCCACCCGGGACTGCTCGCTGCAGCGCCGCCACCAGAAGCTCGTGGAGGAGGCTCCGGCCCCGTTCCTGAGCCCGGAGCAGAACGCGAAGCTGTACGCGGCGTCCAAGGCCGTCCTGGCCGAGGCCGGGTACGTGGGCGCGGGCACCTGTGAGTTCCTGGTCGGGGTGGACGGCACGATCTCCTTCCTGGAGGTCAACACCCGGCTCCAGGTCGAGCACCCGGTGACCGAGGAGGTCACCGGCGTGGACCTGGTCCAGGAGATGTTCCGCATCGCCGACGGCGAGGAGCTGGGCTTCACCGACCCCGAGGTGCGCGGGCACTCCTTCGAGTTCCGGATCAACTGCGAGGACCCCGGCCGGGGATTCCTGCCCGTGCCCGGCCGTGTCGGCCGCTTCGTCCCGCCCTCCGGCCCAGGCGTGCGCGTGGACGCCGGGGTGGAGCCGGGCACCGTGATCGCCCCCGCGTGGGACTCACTCTTGGCGAAGCTCATCGTCACCGGTTCCACCCGTGGACATGCGCTCCGACGTGCCGCCCGGGCCCTGAAGGAGTTCGAGGTCGACGGGCTGCCGACCGTCCTGCCCTTCCACCGAACCGTGATCGCGGACCCGGCGTTCGCCCCCGGCGCTGCCGGGTTCGACGGCCCGTTCACAGTCCACACACGCTGGATCGAGACCGACTTCGACAACCGCATAGCGCCGTTCGACCCGTCGACCGACACCCCTGAGGGGGCCGCCCCCGAGCGGGAGCGGGTCGTGGTCGAGGTCGGCGGCAGACGCGTGGAGGTCTCCCTCCCCGCCGATCTCGGAGGCAGCGGCTCCCGCAAGGGCACCGCCGTGCGCGGGCGGCCGGAGCGCCGGACCTCCAAGAACGCCACACCGTCCGCGTCGGGAGACACCCTCATCTCGCCGATGCAGGGCACGGTCGTCAAGGTCGCGACCGAGGAGGGCAAGCCCATCGAGGCGGGAAGCCCCGTGATCGTCCTGGAGGCGATGAAGATGGAGCAGCCGCTCAACGCCCACAAGGCCGGCACGGTCACCGGCCTGAGCCTCGAAGTCGGAGCCTCTGTGTCCTCAGGCGCGGCGATCTGCCGCATCGAGGACTGA
- a CDS encoding TcmI family type II polyketide cyclase, with protein MYSTLIVARMDLASSSEVAGLFTDFDKTEMPHLMGTRRRQLFAYRGLYFHLQDFGSDDGDRRIEEAKNDPRFVRISDDLKPFIGAYDPATWRSPADAMATRFYSWEAGK; from the coding sequence ATGTACAGCACATTGATCGTCGCCCGGATGGACCTGGCATCGAGCAGCGAAGTGGCCGGGCTGTTCACCGACTTCGACAAGACAGAGATGCCGCACCTGATGGGAACGCGGCGCCGCCAGCTCTTCGCCTACCGAGGGCTCTACTTCCACCTTCAGGACTTCGGCTCCGACGACGGCGACCGGCGCATCGAGGAGGCCAAGAACGATCCGCGCTTCGTGCGCATCAGCGATGACCTCAAACCGTTCATCGGCGCCTACGACCCGGCCACCTGGCGCTCCCCCGCCGACGCGATGGCCACGCGCTTCTACTCGTGGGAGGCGGGCAAGTGA
- a CDS encoding ketosynthase chain-length factor: protein MSTPTVVTGLGIASPNGLGTQDFWAATLNGKTGLGRIRSFAPEGYPARLAGEIDGFDAKEHLPGRLIPQTDRMTRLALVAADWALADAGVAPDDLAGFDMGVITASSSGGFEFGQNELRKLWSLGSEHVSAYQSFAWFYAVNSGQISIRNGMKGPSGVVVSDQAGGLDAVAQARRQIRKGTKLVVSGSIDASICPWGWVAQLASGRLSTGEDPETAYLPFDRRAHGHVPGEGGAILVTESAEAARARDAKVYGEVAGYAATFDPRPGSDREPGLRRAMESALADAGTPAEDIDVVFADAAAVPELDRVEAEALNAVFGRGGVPVTAPKTMTGRLYSGAAPLDLAAAFLSMEQGVIPPTVNVAADPGHGLDLVGSEPRTAPVRSAMVVARGHAGFNSVMVVRSADS from the coding sequence ATGAGCACACCGACCGTCGTCACCGGCCTGGGCATCGCCTCCCCGAACGGGCTCGGCACCCAGGACTTCTGGGCTGCGACCCTCAACGGCAAGACCGGCCTGGGACGGATCCGGAGCTTCGCCCCGGAGGGCTACCCCGCGCGGTTGGCGGGGGAGATCGACGGCTTCGACGCCAAGGAGCACCTCCCCGGAAGGCTGATCCCGCAGACCGACCGTATGACCCGGCTGGCTCTGGTGGCGGCGGACTGGGCGCTGGCCGACGCCGGCGTGGCCCCCGACGATCTGGCCGGCTTCGACATGGGCGTCATCACCGCGAGTTCCTCCGGAGGATTCGAGTTCGGCCAGAACGAACTGCGCAAACTGTGGAGTCTGGGCAGCGAGCACGTCAGCGCCTACCAGTCGTTCGCGTGGTTCTACGCGGTCAACAGCGGCCAGATCTCCATCCGCAACGGGATGAAGGGGCCCAGCGGCGTGGTGGTCAGCGACCAGGCCGGCGGTCTCGACGCGGTCGCGCAGGCCAGACGGCAGATTCGCAAGGGGACGAAGCTGGTCGTGTCCGGCTCGATCGACGCCTCGATCTGCCCGTGGGGCTGGGTGGCCCAGCTGGCCAGCGGGCGGCTCAGTACAGGAGAGGACCCCGAGACCGCCTACCTGCCCTTCGACCGCCGGGCGCACGGCCACGTTCCGGGTGAGGGCGGCGCCATCCTCGTGACGGAGTCCGCCGAGGCAGCCCGCGCGCGCGACGCGAAGGTCTACGGCGAGGTGGCGGGTTACGCCGCCACCTTCGACCCCCGGCCCGGCAGCGACCGTGAACCGGGCCTGCGAAGAGCGATGGAGTCAGCCCTCGCCGACGCGGGGACTCCGGCCGAGGATATCGATGTCGTCTTCGCCGATGCCGCCGCAGTCCCCGAACTGGACCGTGTCGAGGCCGAGGCCCTCAACGCCGTGTTCGGTCGCGGGGGTGTGCCCGTCACCGCGCCCAAGACGATGACGGGCCGCCTGTACTCGGGGGCGGCTCCCCTGGACCTGGCCGCGGCTTTTTTGTCCATGGAGCAGGGGGTCATCCCCCCGACCGTGAACGTGGCCGCCGACCCCGGGCACGGACTCGACCTGGTCGGCTCCGAACCGCGCACCGCCCCGGTGCGTTCCGCGATGGTCGTGGCACGCGGCCACGCGGGCTTCAACTCCGTGATGGTCGTTCGTTCAGCCGACTCCTGA
- a CDS encoding FAD-dependent oxidoreductase yields the protein MAENRPGRSRVIVVGAGPVGLMLACELRLAGTEVVVLERRPEPTTESRASTLHARTMEILDDRGLADRLGTPPGDTRGHFGGVPLDLTLPSRYPGQWKVPQTRTEQVLQERAEELGATILRGYDVRAVDEADDRVVAEARAPSGRTKWFQSRVLVACDGQDSTIRRLVRADFPGHAARRELLRADVAGIDVRPRRFERLERGMVVAARRDDGVTRVMAHEFDAVAGDRTAPPGFDEIATVWRRLTGEHIGSGKPLWVNSFDDANRQVTGYRQGRVLFAGDAAHIQMPIGGQALNLGLQDAVNLGWKLPLYTSGRAGSDLLDTYQDERHAVGRRVLANIRAQAQLLLGGPEVEPLRELVTRLISLEDVRVHLAGMISGLDVRYDVGGLGPHPLGARLPDTVLAGDPKAAEAARAQLRRGRALLVDRTGARRGGPADAARPWSDLVTVVPALPEPAEGASGGKALLVRPDGHVAWVGGPDDDPGPSLRRWLGPSPHA from the coding sequence ATGGCCGAGAACCGCCCCGGTCGCTCCAGGGTCATCGTGGTCGGGGCGGGCCCGGTCGGCCTGATGCTCGCGTGCGAGCTGCGCCTCGCCGGGACCGAGGTGGTCGTGCTGGAGCGCAGGCCCGAGCCCACCACCGAGTCGAGAGCCTCCACACTGCACGCGCGCACGATGGAGATCCTCGACGATCGCGGCCTGGCCGACCGCTTGGGAACCCCGCCCGGCGACACCCGGGGCCACTTCGGCGGTGTCCCGCTCGACCTCACTCTGCCGAGCCGGTACCCGGGCCAGTGGAAGGTCCCGCAGACGCGGACCGAACAGGTACTCCAGGAACGGGCCGAGGAGCTGGGCGCGACCATCCTGCGCGGCTACGACGTACGGGCCGTGGACGAGGCCGACGACCGCGTCGTGGCGGAGGCCCGTGCTCCGAGCGGCCGGACCAAGTGGTTCCAGAGCCGCGTCCTCGTCGCCTGCGATGGCCAGGACAGCACGATACGGCGCCTGGTCAGAGCCGACTTCCCAGGTCACGCGGCCCGGCGCGAGCTGCTGCGCGCGGACGTCGCCGGGATCGACGTCCGCCCCCGGCGGTTCGAGCGCCTGGAGCGGGGGATGGTCGTCGCGGCCCGCCGCGACGACGGCGTCACCCGGGTCATGGCGCACGAGTTCGACGCGGTGGCCGGGGACCGGACCGCCCCTCCCGGGTTCGATGAGATCGCCACCGTATGGAGGCGCCTCACCGGGGAGCACATCGGCTCCGGGAAACCGCTGTGGGTGAACTCCTTCGACGACGCGAACCGCCAGGTGACCGGGTACCGCCAGGGCCGGGTCCTGTTCGCGGGCGACGCCGCGCACATCCAGATGCCCATTGGCGGACAGGCGCTCAACCTCGGTCTGCAGGACGCGGTCAACCTCGGATGGAAACTGCCCCTGTACACGTCCGGCCGAGCCGGATCCGACCTGCTCGACACCTACCAGGACGAACGGCACGCGGTGGGGCGCCGAGTCCTGGCCAACATCAGGGCGCAGGCGCAGTTGCTGCTCGGCGGCCCCGAGGTGGAACCGCTCCGGGAGCTGGTCACCCGGCTGATCTCGCTGGAGGACGTGCGCGTCCACCTCGCCGGCATGATCAGCGGCCTCGACGTCCGCTACGACGTCGGTGGGCTCGGTCCCCACCCGCTGGGCGCGCGCCTGCCCGACACAGTCCTGGCCGGCGATCCCAAGGCTGCGGAGGCCGCCCGGGCGCAGCTGCGTCGGGGGCGAGCCCTCCTCGTCGACCGCACGGGCGCACGGCGTGGCGGGCCGGCCGATGCCGCACGGCCGTGGTCGGACCTCGTCACAGTCGTCCCGGCCCTCCCCGAGCCTGCCGAGGGCGCGTCCGGCGGCAAGGCCCTCCTGGTTCGGCCGGACGGACACGTCGCCTGGGTCGGAGGCCCCGACGACGACCCGGGACCCAGCCTGCGGCGCTGGCTCGGACCGTCCCCGCACGCCTGA
- a CDS encoding aromatase/cyclase, which produces MTTGHREVEHEITVSAPASAVYRLIADVANWPRIFPPTIYVDHLEESGNEERIRISATANGEAKTWTSRRALDPQGLRIDFRQEVSAPPVASMGGAWVIEPLDDAESRIRLLHDYQALGDDPGSLTWIDEAVDRNSRSELAALKDNVEFAHAAEDVTFSFTDTVRVDGSPKDLYDFVNDAHLWPERLPHVASVTLAEDTPGLQTLEMETRAKDGSVHTTKSYRVCVEHRKIAYKQTTLPALMKLHTGYWTFEEGPGDGTTASSQHTVVLNTDNIARILGEDATVDDAKAYVQGALSTNSLATLNHAKRYAEGVR; this is translated from the coding sequence ATGACCACCGGTCACCGCGAGGTGGAGCACGAGATCACCGTCTCGGCGCCCGCGTCCGCCGTCTACCGCCTCATCGCCGACGTGGCCAACTGGCCGCGGATTTTCCCCCCGACCATCTACGTCGACCACCTGGAGGAGTCCGGGAACGAGGAGCGCATCCGGATCAGCGCGACCGCCAACGGCGAAGCCAAGACGTGGACCTCGCGCCGAGCGCTGGACCCGCAGGGGTTGCGGATCGACTTCCGCCAGGAGGTCTCCGCTCCGCCCGTCGCCTCAATGGGCGGAGCCTGGGTCATCGAGCCGCTCGACGACGCCGAGTCTCGGATCCGGCTGCTGCACGACTACCAGGCGCTCGGCGACGATCCCGGCAGCCTGACCTGGATCGACGAGGCGGTGGACCGCAACTCGCGCTCGGAGCTCGCCGCCCTCAAGGACAACGTCGAGTTCGCCCACGCCGCGGAGGACGTCACCTTCTCCTTCACCGACACCGTCCGCGTCGACGGGTCGCCCAAGGACTTGTACGACTTCGTCAACGACGCCCACCTGTGGCCCGAGCGACTTCCGCACGTCGCCAGCGTCACGTTGGCGGAGGACACCCCCGGCCTCCAGACACTGGAGATGGAGACCAGAGCCAAGGACGGCTCCGTGCACACCACCAAGTCGTACCGGGTGTGCGTCGAGCACCGGAAGATCGCCTACAAACAGACCACTCTGCCCGCCCTGATGAAGCTGCACACCGGCTACTGGACTTTCGAGGAGGGTCCGGGCGACGGGACCACCGCCTCCTCCCAGCACACGGTCGTGCTCAATACCGACAACATCGCGCGGATCCTGGGGGAGGACGCCACGGTGGACGATGCCAAGGCCTACGTTCAGGGGGCACTGAGCACCAACAGCCTCGCGACCCTGAACCATGCCAAGCGGTACGCCGAGGGGGTGCGCTGA
- a CDS encoding beta-ketoacyl synthase, giving the protein MTARRVAITGIEVLAPGGVGLKEFWSLLTDGRTATRGITFFDPAPFRSRVAAEIDFDPYEHGLNPHVVRRTDRAAQLALVAARGAVTDSGIRFDEVDPHRVGVTIGSAVGATMGLDEEYRVVSDGGRLNLVDNDYAVPHLYNYLVPSSFAAEVAWDTGSEGPSTVVSTGCTSGIDAVGYAVELIREGSADVLVAGASDAPISPITMACFDAIKATTPRYDEPEHASRPFDKSRNGFVLGEGSAMFVLEELESARARGAHIYAEIAGYATRSNAYHMTGLRRDGAEMAEAIDTAMAEARLNPDAIDYVNAHGSGTKQNDRHETAAFKKSLGEHAYRTPVSSIKSMVGHSLGAIGSIEIAASALAMEHGVVPPTANLHDPDPECDLDYVPLTARDQIVDSVLTVGSGFGGFQSAMVLTRPERRTA; this is encoded by the coding sequence GTGACCGCCAGACGTGTAGCCATCACCGGGATCGAGGTCCTGGCGCCGGGTGGTGTCGGGCTCAAGGAGTTCTGGAGCCTGCTCACCGACGGCCGCACCGCGACCCGAGGGATCACCTTCTTCGACCCCGCTCCGTTCCGCTCACGGGTCGCGGCGGAAATCGACTTCGACCCCTACGAGCACGGACTGAACCCGCATGTGGTCCGCCGTACCGACCGGGCCGCGCAACTGGCGCTGGTCGCTGCGCGGGGCGCCGTCACCGACAGCGGTATCCGGTTCGACGAGGTCGACCCGCACCGGGTGGGCGTCACCATCGGCAGCGCCGTGGGCGCCACCATGGGTCTCGACGAGGAGTACCGGGTGGTGAGCGACGGCGGCCGCCTGAACCTGGTCGACAACGACTACGCCGTCCCGCATCTGTACAACTACCTGGTGCCCAGCTCCTTCGCGGCCGAGGTCGCCTGGGACACCGGCTCCGAGGGTCCGAGCACGGTGGTGTCCACCGGCTGTACCTCGGGAATCGACGCCGTGGGCTATGCCGTGGAGCTGATCCGCGAAGGCTCCGCCGACGTCCTCGTGGCCGGGGCGTCGGACGCCCCCATCTCACCCATCACCATGGCGTGCTTCGACGCCATCAAGGCGACCACTCCCCGCTATGACGAGCCGGAGCACGCCTCGCGCCCCTTCGACAAGAGCCGTAACGGCTTCGTCCTCGGCGAGGGCTCGGCCATGTTCGTCCTGGAGGAACTGGAGAGCGCTCGGGCACGCGGGGCCCACATCTACGCCGAGATCGCCGGATACGCCACCCGGAGCAACGCCTACCACATGACCGGTCTACGGCGTGACGGCGCGGAGATGGCCGAGGCGATCGACACCGCGATGGCCGAGGCCCGGCTCAACCCCGACGCGATCGACTACGTCAATGCCCACGGCTCCGGCACCAAACAGAACGACCGGCACGAGACCGCGGCCTTCAAGAAGAGCCTGGGCGAGCACGCCTACCGAACGCCGGTGAGCTCGATCAAATCGATGGTCGGCCACTCGCTGGGCGCCATCGGCTCCATCGAGATCGCCGCCTCCGCGCTGGCGATGGAACACGGCGTCGTGCCTCCGACCGCGAACCTGCACGATCCGGACCCCGAGTGCGACCTGGACTACGTACCGCTGACCGCTCGGGACCAGATCGTGGACTCGGTACTGACAGTCGGCAGCGGGTTCGGCGGCTTCCAGAGCGCGATGGTCCTGACCCGCCCGGAGAGGAGAACGGCATGA